Proteins encoded in a region of the Corallococcus soli genome:
- a CDS encoding PLP-dependent aminotransferase family protein, which translates to MSAATGDAGTLPLAAWARELKPSAIQDMLQRIHRPGILSLALGLPAASLFPSAGLAEAAARVMAEEPLALQYRPTLEPLRRQVVALMARRGVTCAPEQVFLTAGGQQGMSLLTRLLLDPGGTVLVEDRVYSGFQQVLDPFQPKRLTVPTHPETGIDVDAVRALLERGERPALLYTMSDGHNPLGVSMPLQARERLVALAREHRLPIIEDDAYGLLQYEPHTLPALRGLEDRWVYYVGSFSKVLAPALRVGWVVVPEAMVGRLATVKEASDIDTTTFAQRVVLAFLESGGLPAHLERLRAGYRERRDTLLAALERHLAPRGARWTKPACGMFVWVEFPDTVDTTALLGRALEEVQVAFLPGQAFSVAGGRSAAHGLRLNFSHAEPAVIEEAVARLGRVLAHG; encoded by the coding sequence GTGAGCGCGGCCACGGGTGACGCGGGGACGCTGCCGCTGGCGGCGTGGGCCCGGGAGCTGAAGCCGTCCGCCATCCAGGACATGCTCCAGCGCATCCACCGGCCGGGCATCCTGTCGCTGGCGCTGGGCCTCCCGGCCGCGTCGCTGTTCCCCTCGGCGGGGCTGGCGGAGGCCGCCGCGCGGGTGATGGCCGAGGAGCCGCTGGCGCTCCAGTACCGCCCCACGCTGGAGCCGCTGCGCCGGCAGGTGGTGGCGCTGATGGCCCGCCGGGGCGTGACGTGCGCGCCGGAGCAGGTGTTCCTCACCGCGGGCGGGCAGCAGGGGATGAGCCTGCTCACGCGGCTCCTGTTGGACCCGGGCGGCACGGTGCTCGTGGAGGACCGCGTCTACTCAGGCTTCCAGCAGGTGTTGGATCCGTTCCAGCCGAAGCGGCTCACGGTGCCCACGCACCCGGAGACGGGCATCGACGTGGACGCGGTGCGGGCGCTGCTGGAGCGCGGTGAGCGGCCCGCGCTGCTCTACACCATGAGCGACGGCCACAACCCGCTGGGCGTGAGCATGCCGCTCCAGGCGCGCGAGCGGCTGGTGGCCCTGGCGCGCGAACACCGGCTGCCCATCATTGAAGACGACGCCTACGGGCTGCTCCAGTACGAACCCCACACGCTGCCGGCGCTGCGCGGGCTGGAGGACCGGTGGGTGTACTACGTCGGCTCCTTCTCCAAGGTGCTGGCGCCCGCGCTGCGCGTGGGTTGGGTGGTGGTGCCGGAGGCCATGGTGGGGCGACTGGCCACGGTGAAGGAGGCGAGCGACATCGACACCACGACGTTCGCCCAGCGCGTGGTGCTGGCGTTCCTGGAGTCCGGTGGGCTGCCCGCGCACCTGGAGCGGCTGCGCGCCGGCTACCGTGAGCGGCGGGACACGCTGCTGGCCGCGCTGGAGCGCCACCTGGCGCCCCGGGGGGCCCGGTGGACGAAGCCCGCGTGCGGCATGTTCGTCTGGGTGGAGTTCCCCGACACCGTGGACACCACGGCGCTGCTCGGCAGGGCGCTGGAGGAGGTCCAGGTGGCGTTCCTGCCCGGACAGGCGTTCTCCGTGGCGGGCGGCCGCTCCGCGGCCCACGGCCTGCGCCTCAACTTCTCCCACGCCGAGCCCGCCGTCATCGAGGAAGCCGTCGCCCGGTTGGGCCGGGTCCTCGCGCACGGCTGA
- the hppD gene encoding 4-hydroxyphenylpyruvate dioxygenase, with amino-acid sequence MHFDDIEYVELCVADVSTASGFYTGNLGFRRVAEGGPETGLTGRRSVLLQQGTLRLLLTQGLEAGDVSSTYVEAHGDGVRDIALRTKDAVAAFGHVTQRGAQPLREPVVGKDGAGRRMLQATVGTVGDLVHSLIQCDAPVGAFLPPGMVPCEAPVQLDFEPFAGLDHLAICLEPGTLDATVRFYEHVFGFRQSHQETVHTDASGMNSKVVQSLSTRICLPLQEPLSRENPGQIGEFLRRHGGPGVQHLALLTNDIVGCVRQLQQGLSFLAIPPAYYERLESRLGALAFDLEPLRELGILVDRDEWGTLLQTFTRSAHPRQTLFFEAIQRQEARGFGGANIRALFEAVERDYARVQA; translated from the coding sequence ATGCATTTCGATGATATCGAGTACGTTGAGCTGTGCGTCGCCGACGTCTCGACCGCATCCGGTTTCTACACGGGCAACCTGGGTTTCCGTCGGGTGGCCGAGGGTGGACCGGAGACGGGGCTCACCGGAAGGCGCTCTGTCTTGTTGCAGCAGGGGACGCTGCGGCTCTTGCTGACGCAGGGGCTGGAGGCGGGTGACGTCTCATCCACGTACGTGGAAGCGCATGGCGACGGCGTCCGGGACATCGCGCTGCGCACGAAAGACGCGGTGGCGGCGTTCGGGCACGTCACGCAGCGCGGCGCGCAGCCCCTGCGCGAGCCGGTGGTGGGCAAGGACGGCGCGGGGCGGCGGATGCTCCAGGCGACGGTGGGCACGGTGGGGGACCTGGTGCACTCCCTCATCCAGTGCGACGCTCCGGTGGGCGCGTTCCTGCCGCCGGGCATGGTGCCGTGCGAGGCGCCTGTGCAGCTGGACTTCGAGCCGTTCGCCGGCCTGGACCACCTGGCCATCTGCCTGGAGCCGGGCACGCTGGACGCGACGGTGCGCTTCTACGAGCACGTCTTCGGCTTCCGGCAGTCCCACCAGGAGACGGTCCACACGGACGCCAGCGGGATGAACTCCAAGGTGGTGCAGAGCCTGTCCACGCGCATCTGCCTGCCGCTCCAGGAGCCCCTGTCCCGGGAGAACCCCGGCCAGATTGGCGAGTTCCTCCGCCGGCACGGCGGCCCCGGGGTGCAGCACCTGGCGCTGCTGACGAACGACATCGTGGGGTGTGTGCGCCAGCTCCAGCAGGGCCTGTCGTTCCTGGCCATCCCTCCGGCGTACTACGAGCGGCTGGAGTCGCGGCTGGGCGCGCTGGCGTTCGACCTGGAGCCCCTGCGCGAGCTGGGCATCCTGGTGGACCGGGACGAGTGGGGCACGCTGCTGCAGACCTTCACCCGGTCCGCGCACCCCCGCCAGACGCTGTTCTTCGAGGCCATCCAGCGCCAGGAGGCCCGCGGCTTCGGAGGGGCCAACATCCGCGCGCTGTTCGAGGCGGTGGAGCGTGACTACGCGCGGGTCCAGGCGTGA
- the cysC gene encoding adenylyl-sulfate kinase, whose protein sequence is MRQGPGFILWFTGLSGAGKSTLATEVLRRLEPVQRVELLDGDEFRASLSRGLGFSREDREENVRRIGYVARLLAKHEVGVLTAAISPYRSSRDELRAQATQAGIPFLEVHVHASLDALIARDVKGLYKRALAGELSRFTGVSDPYEPPESPEVVVRSDAETVVSGVERILETLRNHGLLAPSVSVA, encoded by the coding sequence ATGCGACAGGGTCCGGGGTTCATCCTCTGGTTCACCGGCCTGTCCGGGGCGGGCAAGAGCACGCTGGCCACCGAAGTGCTCCGGCGCCTTGAGCCCGTGCAGCGCGTGGAGCTGCTCGACGGGGACGAATTCCGCGCGTCCCTGTCCCGCGGCCTGGGCTTCAGCCGCGAGGACCGCGAGGAGAACGTCCGGCGCATCGGCTACGTGGCGCGCCTGCTGGCGAAGCACGAGGTGGGGGTCCTCACCGCCGCCATCTCCCCGTACCGCAGCTCCCGGGACGAGCTGCGCGCCCAGGCCACCCAGGCCGGCATCCCGTTCCTGGAGGTGCACGTCCACGCCAGTCTCGACGCCCTCATTGCCCGGGACGTGAAGGGGCTCTACAAGAGGGCCCTGGCGGGGGAGCTCTCCCGCTTCACCGGCGTGTCGGACCCGTACGAACCGCCGGAGTCGCCCGAGGTCGTCGTCCGCTCCGACGCGGAGACGGTCGTGTCAGGGGTGGAGCGCATCCTTGAAACATTGAGGAATCACGGCCTGTTGGCACCCAGCGTCAGCGTCGCTTGA
- a CDS encoding sulfate adenylyltransferase subunit 1, which yields MELLRFATAGSVDDGKSTLIGRLLFDTQSLLEDQLAAVERTSQARGDEYVNLALLLDGLKAEREQGITIDVAYRSFATAKRRFIIADTPGHLQYTRNMVTGASTADLALILVDARKGVVEQTRRHAFLASLLRVPHLVLCVNKMDLVGYDADVFERIREEFRQFSMKLDVTDLAFIPVCALGGDNVVTRSGRMPWYQGPTLLHHLENVHIASDRDLIHLRFPVQSVIRPASTKQFHDHRSYAGQLLGGVMRPGDEVKALPSGFTTRIQSLEVAGRPVAEAFPPMSVSVTLEDALDVGRGDMLCRPGNPPTVGQDVDAMVCWLSDAAVLGAGARLALKHTTRMARAMVKRLHYRLDVNTLHRDVGSPGLKLNEVGRVTLRTTVPLFFDAYRRNRGTGSFILIDEGTNATVGAGMINGPAVEG from the coding sequence GTGGAGCTGTTGAGGTTCGCGACCGCGGGCTCGGTGGACGACGGCAAGAGCACCCTCATCGGGCGGCTGCTGTTCGACACGCAATCCCTCCTGGAAGACCAGCTCGCCGCCGTGGAGCGCACCAGCCAGGCGCGGGGCGATGAGTACGTCAACCTGGCGCTGCTGCTGGACGGGCTGAAGGCCGAGCGCGAGCAGGGCATCACCATCGACGTGGCGTACCGCTCCTTCGCCACGGCGAAGCGCAGGTTCATCATCGCGGACACGCCGGGGCACCTCCAATACACGCGCAACATGGTGACGGGCGCGTCCACGGCGGACCTGGCGCTCATCCTGGTGGATGCGCGCAAGGGGGTGGTGGAGCAGACGCGGCGGCATGCCTTCCTCGCGTCGCTCCTGCGGGTGCCGCACCTGGTGCTGTGCGTGAACAAGATGGACCTGGTGGGCTACGACGCGGACGTCTTCGAGCGCATCCGCGAGGAGTTCCGCCAGTTCTCCATGAAGCTGGACGTGACGGACCTGGCGTTCATCCCCGTCTGCGCGCTGGGCGGGGACAACGTGGTGACGCGCTCCGGGAGGATGCCCTGGTACCAGGGCCCCACGCTGCTGCACCACCTGGAGAACGTGCACATCGCGTCCGACCGCGACCTCATCCACCTGCGCTTCCCCGTGCAGTCCGTCATCCGGCCCGCGTCCACGAAGCAGTTCCACGACCACCGCTCCTACGCCGGGCAGCTCCTGGGCGGCGTGATGCGGCCGGGCGATGAGGTGAAGGCGCTGCCGTCCGGCTTCACCACCCGCATCCAGTCGCTGGAGGTGGCGGGCAGGCCGGTGGCGGAGGCGTTCCCTCCCATGTCGGTGAGCGTGACGCTGGAGGACGCGCTGGACGTCGGCCGCGGCGACATGCTGTGCCGGCCGGGCAATCCGCCCACGGTGGGTCAGGACGTGGACGCGATGGTGTGCTGGCTGTCGGACGCGGCGGTGCTCGGCGCCGGGGCGCGGCTGGCCCTCAAGCACACCACCCGCATGGCGCGCGCGATGGTGAAGCGGCTGCACTACCGGCTGGACGTCAACACGCTGCACCGTGACGTGGGCAGCCCCGGCCTGAAGCTCAACGAGGTGGGCCGCGTCACGCTGCGCACGACGGTGCCCCTCTTCTTCGACGCGTACCGCCGCAACCGGGGCACGGGCAGCTTCATCCTCATTGACGAAGGCACGAACGCCACCGTGGGCGCCGGGATGATCAACGGCCCCGCGGTGGAGGGGTAG
- the cysD gene encoding sulfate adenylyltransferase subunit CysD, giving the protein MRYELSPLEALEAESLFILREVASELDRPVLLFSGGKDSAVLLHLALKAFWPAPPPFPLMHVDTGHNFPEVLRFRDERVATLGARLIGVSVQEAIDAGRVTEEKGPRASRNRLQTQPLLEAIQAHGFNAVLGGARRDEEKSRAKERVYSFRDEFGQWDPKNQRPEPWGLYNGRLRRGEHLRVFPLSNWTELDVWHYIAREGVALPSLYFTHPRQVFHRDGMLMAHSPFLPLLPGETVMTRAVRFRTVGDMTCTACVESSAATVEQVIAEVRASRVTERGASRADDRFSETAMEERKREGYF; this is encoded by the coding sequence TTGCGCTACGAGCTTTCACCTCTTGAGGCACTGGAAGCCGAGTCCCTGTTCATCCTCCGGGAGGTCGCGTCGGAGCTGGACCGGCCGGTGCTGCTCTTCTCGGGGGGGAAGGACTCCGCGGTGCTGTTGCACCTGGCGCTGAAGGCCTTCTGGCCGGCGCCGCCGCCGTTTCCCCTGATGCACGTGGACACGGGACACAACTTCCCGGAGGTCCTCCGGTTTCGCGACGAGCGCGTGGCCACGCTGGGCGCGCGGCTCATCGGGGTGTCCGTGCAGGAGGCCATCGACGCGGGGCGGGTGACGGAGGAGAAGGGCCCGCGCGCGTCGCGCAACCGCTTGCAGACGCAGCCGTTGCTGGAGGCCATCCAGGCGCACGGCTTCAACGCCGTCCTGGGGGGCGCCCGCCGCGACGAGGAGAAGTCCCGCGCGAAGGAGCGCGTGTATTCCTTCCGTGACGAGTTCGGCCAGTGGGATCCAAAGAACCAGCGGCCGGAGCCGTGGGGGCTCTACAACGGCAGGCTCCGCCGGGGCGAACACCTGCGGGTGTTCCCGCTGTCCAACTGGACCGAGCTGGACGTCTGGCACTACATCGCCCGGGAGGGCGTGGCGCTGCCGTCGCTCTACTTCACGCACCCGCGTCAGGTGTTCCACCGCGACGGGATGCTGATGGCGCACTCGCCGTTCCTGCCCCTGCTGCCCGGCGAGACGGTGATGACCCGGGCGGTCCGCTTCCGCACCGTGGGGGACATGACGTGCACCGCGTGCGTGGAGTCCAGCGCGGCCACGGTGGAGCAGGTCATCGCGGAGGTGCGGGCGTCGCGGGTGACGGAGCGCGGGGCCAGCCGCGCGGACGACAGGTTCAGTGAGACGGCGATGGAAGAGCGCAAGCGCGAGGGTTACTTCTAG
- a CDS encoding thioesterase II family protein, producing MRSATPPTPSSPDRWFPSRKPLPEPKLRLFCLPFAGGSAAIYTPWANALPAGVELCAVQLPGRERRLMEPAYRSLPELLEALMPVLLPLMDRPFVVFGYSMGARIGLEVVRKLRSQGGPRPLGFIAAAAPPPSHNDREPIHQLDDAGFIAKLREYEGTPEEVLQHKELLDLIIPTLRADFGLAWSGDGLDTAKLDIPLSVYSGKTDKHVGPELIEHWREESTADVRIRQFDGGHFFIRSHAPAVLAAVREDLARWTTAVP from the coding sequence ATGCGAAGCGCGACCCCTCCGACGCCCTCCTCCCCTGATCGCTGGTTCCCGTCCCGCAAGCCGCTGCCGGAGCCGAAGCTGCGCCTGTTCTGCCTGCCCTTCGCCGGCGGGAGCGCGGCCATCTACACGCCCTGGGCCAATGCCCTGCCCGCGGGCGTGGAGCTGTGCGCGGTGCAGCTCCCCGGACGGGAGCGGCGCCTGATGGAGCCGGCGTACAGGTCGCTGCCGGAGCTGCTGGAGGCGCTGATGCCGGTGCTGCTGCCGCTGATGGACCGGCCCTTCGTGGTGTTCGGCTACAGCATGGGGGCGCGCATCGGGCTGGAGGTGGTCCGGAAGCTGCGCAGCCAGGGCGGCCCCCGGCCGCTGGGCTTCATCGCCGCCGCGGCGCCGCCGCCCTCGCACAACGACCGCGAACCCATCCACCAGCTGGATGACGCGGGCTTCATCGCGAAGCTGCGCGAATACGAAGGCACGCCGGAGGAGGTCCTCCAGCACAAGGAGCTGCTGGACCTCATCATCCCCACGCTGCGCGCGGACTTCGGGCTGGCGTGGTCCGGGGACGGGCTGGACACCGCGAAGCTGGACATCCCGCTGTCCGTCTACAGCGGCAAGACGGACAAGCACGTGGGCCCAGAGCTCATCGAGCACTGGCGCGAAGAGTCCACCGCCGACGTGCGCATCCGCCAGTTCGACGGGGGCCACTTCTTCATCCGCTCACACGCGCCCGCGGTGCTGGCCGCCGTGCGTGAGGACCTGGCGCGCTGGACGACGGCCGTCCCCTAG
- a CDS encoding 4'-phosphopantetheinyl transferase family protein: MTLASPFKPLELRPDEVHVWLVEPERIDDPSLLAAYLPLLDAQEREKQRRFRFERHQRQYLVSHALVRLTLSRYAPVAPEAWRFVPNAYGRPAIVGPEGQWLRFNLSHTDGMALIAVGRDVDLGADIEDAQRPGETVEIADHYFARTEVQALRALPKERQRERFFEYWTLKEAYIKARGAGLSLPLDQFAFDLVPGQMPAITFDPRMGDVPDVWQFVQHRPSERHQAAVAFRRPRGGALTVRWQHTVPLAGDAPPRFVTV, encoded by the coding sequence ATGACGCTGGCCTCTCCCTTCAAGCCCCTGGAGCTGCGACCCGACGAGGTCCATGTCTGGCTCGTCGAACCCGAGCGCATCGACGACCCGAGCCTCCTGGCGGCCTACCTGCCCCTGCTGGACGCGCAGGAGCGGGAGAAGCAGCGGCGCTTCCGCTTCGAGCGCCACCAGCGCCAGTACCTGGTGTCACACGCGCTGGTGCGCCTGACGCTGTCGCGCTACGCGCCCGTCGCGCCGGAGGCGTGGCGCTTCGTGCCCAACGCGTACGGCCGTCCGGCCATCGTCGGCCCGGAGGGGCAGTGGCTGCGCTTCAACCTGAGCCACACCGACGGCATGGCGCTCATCGCGGTGGGCCGGGACGTGGACCTGGGCGCGGACATCGAGGACGCGCAGCGGCCAGGGGAGACGGTGGAGATCGCAGACCACTACTTCGCCCGCACGGAGGTGCAGGCCCTGCGCGCGCTTCCGAAGGAGCGTCAGCGGGAGCGCTTCTTCGAGTACTGGACCCTGAAGGAGGCGTACATCAAGGCGCGCGGCGCGGGCCTGTCTCTCCCGTTGGATCAATTCGCGTTCGACCTGGTGCCGGGCCAGATGCCCGCCATCACCTTCGACCCGCGCATGGGGGACGTGCCGGACGTGTGGCAGTTCGTGCAGCACCGGCCGTCCGAGCGACACCAGGCGGCGGTGGCCTTCCGCCGGCCCCGGGGCGGGGCGCTCACCGTGCGTTGGCAGCACACCGTGCCGCTCGCCGGGGACGCTCCGCCGCGCTTCGTGACCGTCTAG
- a CDS encoding phosphatase domain-containing protein, which yields MDLSIATTKLQALRKDMTGHTDRDDELRILDLLRGATGEELNFLLSNVDLVRLLSDLDDRLAGPDHHTALLELLCTHRAPELSLPVRASLATALQKGATHAQAERRLRDLFLGLKGRELTAFKNLLDAGGDHHDLQQLVFGDVDDAAVRDDVLKHFQREAEAVPSGENKVLSDIDDTFFANWVDKRYPSKTVYPGVLAFYQELDRGPGLIPGRAGDLTFVSARPQDPLGLIENATLESLRERGVPLAVMLSGSFFHLVGNTRIAQKKFENFERYARLFPEYGFVFVGDSGQGDVEFGARMRAAQPQTVRAVFIHDVVATPEDKREDWRAQHVYFFDTYVGAAVDAFQAGVVSRDGVDRIATAAVESLASITFPSPAQRQTREAELARDLARARALPRAPSV from the coding sequence GTGGACCTTTCCATCGCGACGACGAAGCTCCAGGCACTGCGCAAGGACATGACCGGCCACACGGACCGGGACGACGAGCTTCGCATCCTGGACCTGCTCCGGGGCGCCACCGGCGAGGAGTTGAACTTCCTGCTGTCCAACGTGGACCTGGTGCGCCTGCTGTCGGACCTGGATGACCGGCTGGCGGGGCCGGACCACCACACCGCGCTATTGGAGCTGCTGTGCACGCACCGGGCCCCGGAGCTGTCCCTGCCCGTGCGGGCCTCCCTGGCCACCGCGCTCCAGAAGGGCGCCACGCACGCGCAGGCGGAGCGGCGGCTGCGCGACCTGTTCCTCGGGCTCAAGGGCCGGGAGCTGACCGCGTTCAAGAACCTGCTGGACGCCGGGGGCGACCATCACGACCTGCAACAACTGGTGTTCGGCGACGTGGACGACGCGGCCGTGCGCGACGACGTGCTGAAGCACTTCCAGCGCGAGGCGGAGGCCGTCCCCAGCGGCGAGAACAAGGTGCTCAGCGACATCGACGACACGTTCTTCGCCAACTGGGTGGACAAGCGCTACCCGTCCAAGACGGTGTACCCGGGCGTGCTCGCGTTCTACCAGGAGCTGGACCGGGGGCCGGGCCTCATCCCGGGCCGTGCGGGCGACCTCACCTTCGTGAGCGCGCGCCCGCAGGATCCGCTGGGCCTCATCGAGAACGCCACGCTGGAGTCCCTGCGCGAGCGCGGCGTCCCCCTGGCGGTGATGCTCTCCGGCAGCTTCTTCCACCTGGTGGGCAACACCCGCATCGCGCAGAAGAAGTTCGAGAACTTCGAGCGCTACGCCCGCCTCTTCCCGGAGTACGGCTTCGTCTTCGTGGGCGACAGCGGCCAGGGGGACGTGGAGTTCGGCGCCCGGATGCGCGCCGCCCAACCCCAGACGGTGCGCGCCGTGTTCATCCACGACGTGGTGGCGACGCCGGAGGACAAGCGCGAGGACTGGCGCGCCCAGCACGTCTACTTCTTCGACACCTACGTGGGCGCGGCGGTGGATGCCTTCCAGGCCGGCGTGGTGTCCCGGGACGGCGTGGACCGCATCGCCACCGCCGCCGTCGAATCCCTGGCATCCATCACCTTCCCCTCCCCCGCCCAACGGCAGACGCGGGAAGCGGAGCTGGCGCGCGATCTGGCCCGGGCCCGGGCGCTGCCGCGCGCCCCGTCTGTTTGA